A window from Phalacrocorax carbo chromosome 20, bPhaCar2.1, whole genome shotgun sequence encodes these proteins:
- the LOC135316555 gene encoding coiled-coil domain-containing protein 81-like, with amino-acid sequence MGMATVYIREEDFCHGNKASVKVQKPMFHLDKPVLLEKKLCYETRSRPEDLEVAELIYAEVAFYLSIPKKKVLKCVKATTNVIAWALTEGKDFDFVFKNFGILVCRGRRVVMRFFEDLLRDVDKTGILANTALRKSSLRPLVIARNETAVFQMPPGGIFVFPQ; translated from the exons ATGGGCATGGCCACCGTCTACATCAGGGAGGAGGACTTTTGTCATGGGAACAAGGCGAGTGTCAAGGTCCAGAAACCCATGTTCCACCTGGACAAGCCAGTTCTGCTGGAGAAGAAGCTCTGCTATGAGACCAGATCACGGCCCG AGGACTTAGAAGTTGCAGAGCTGATCTACGCCGAGGTCGCCTTCTACCTCTCCATCCCCAAGAAAAAGGTCTTGAAGTGCGTCAAGGCTACCACAAATGTCATCGCGTGGGCCTTGACCGAAGGCAAGGACTTTGACTTTGTCTTCAAGAACTTTGGCATCCTGGTGTGCCGGGGAAGGAGAGTGGTCATGCGGTTCTTCGAAGACCTGCTGCGAGACGTGGACAAGACCGGCATCCTGGCAAACACTGCCCTGCGA AAGTCAAGCCTGAGGCCCTTGGTCATAGCCCGCAATGAGACAGCTGTTTTCCAGATGCCTCCTGGGGGGATCTTTGTGTTCCCACAGTGA